The Ornithinibacillus sp. 4-3 region ATGTGTATACCATTAATAAGATTCTTCAGTGATTATTAAAAATGGTTTGTTTAAGGGGATGTTTAAAAAGCCCAACAAAAATGACATGGCGAATTTCTGCGTTGACGTCACTTTTACGATACTCACGTATTTAAAAGCATACAGGAACTTCTGTTAAAACCACCCACGTCCTGTGGGCAACACAGAAGTCACCACATCCTGTAGAAGTCCGTTACTCAAAGCTACGTCGCCTTGCACTGCTTGGTCCTTTTTATCGCCCTTTTTGAACACGCATTAGTAAGGGGGGATTTTATTGGTAGATGAGATACTTTCGCAAAATGAAATTGATGCCTTATTATCGGCACTAACATCAGGGGAGATGGATGCTGAAGAATTAAAAAAAGATGAAAAAGAAAAAGTTCGAGTATATGATTTCAAACGTGCTTTACGTTTTTCAAAGGATCAAATTCGTGGGATAACAAGAATTCATGAAAATTATTCACGATTACTAACTACATTTTTTTCAGCCCATTTAAGAACATATGTCAATATTTCGGTTGCTTCTGTTGACCAAGTACCATATGAAGAATTTATTCGTTCCATTCCTAATATGACCGTTTTAAATGTATATAGTGTAGAGCCGCTAGAAGGTAGAATATTAATGGAGGTCAATCCAAACATTGCCTATAGCTTACTTGATCGGCTTCTTGGTGGGAAAGGAAATAGTGTGACGAAGGTAGATAATCTTACAGAGATTGAAACAATGCTGATGTCTCAACTTTTTGAAAAAGCAGTAACAAATTTACAAGAAGCTTGGGCAAGCTTAGAGGAAATTCATCCACTATTAGAAGATTTCGAGGTGAATCCCCAATTCTTACAATTGGTTTCTCCAAATGAAACAGTAGTAGTAGTTTCGTTGAATACAGAAATAGGGGAAGAAAGTGGAATGATTAATATTTGTATTCCACATATTGTACTTGAACCGATTATACCGAAGCTATCTGTTCATTATTGGATGCAAACAGAATCTAAAAAGAGAGATCCTGAAGCTTATAAAAATATCAGTCGTAATGTAGAAAAAGCAAAAATAGAAGCAAAAGCTATTTTAGGAGATACAACAATTACAATTAACGAGTTCCTACACTTGAACAAAAATGATATTATTTCATTAAACCAGTCGCTTGATCAACCTTTAACACTGGCTGTGAATGAACAGCCAAAGTTTTATGTTCAACCAGGGGAATACAAAAACAAAGTTTCTGTTCAAATCTTAGAAGAAATAAAAGGGGGGAATTAAATTGTCAGAAGGTATGTTAACACAAGAAGAAATTAATGCATTATTAAACATGAATAATGATTCTGATAATAATTCTTCTTCAAATGATGGAACAACAAAAGAGAATTTACATGATTACTTATCAGACATTGAAATTGACACACTTGGAGAAATTGGAAATATTTCATTTGGCAGTGCTGCAACTACATTATCTACATTGCTCAATCAGAAAGTAGATATTACAACACCAGAGGTTTCTATTATTAAAAAAGCAGAATTACTTAAAGCATTTCCATTTAAACATGTTGGTGTACAAGTAAACTATGTAGATGGATTTACAGGTTCCAATCTTTTTGTTATTAAATCAGAAGATGCTGCTATTATCTCAGATATTATGCTTGGAGGAGACGGCTTAAGTCCGAAGTCAGATTTAAATGAAATTCATTTAAGTGCTGTACAAGAAGCAATGAATCAAATGATGGGTGCAGCGGCAACTAGTATGTCAACTATATTTAATAAGTTTGTAAATATCTCACCCCCAACCATTGAATTGAATCAGGAGAATGAAATTGAAGATATGGTTCAGTCAGCGGCAAAAGATGAGGATA contains the following coding sequences:
- the fliY gene encoding flagellar motor switch phosphatase FliY, translating into MSEGMLTQEEINALLNMNNDSDNNSSSNDGTTKENLHDYLSDIEIDTLGEIGNISFGSAATTLSTLLNQKVDITTPEVSIIKKAELLKAFPFKHVGVQVNYVDGFTGSNLFVIKSEDAAIISDIMLGGDGLSPKSDLNEIHLSAVQEAMNQMMGAAATSMSTIFNKFVNISPPTIELNQENEIEDMVQSAAKDEDIFVKVSFQLIVGDLIDSNMMQLIPFPFAHDLVDELLNGPKEEAIENTAEVEAVEEVAPPIEQVEKVAPTKTEEQADPQMIGNPIDQSSTIQSASFSQFEAVNLNQNEQRNLDMLLDIPLRVTVELGRTKRTIKNILELTTGSIVELDKLAGEPVDILVNEKLIAKGEVVVIDENFGVRVTDVISPNERLMKLK
- the fliM gene encoding flagellar motor switch protein FliM — its product is MVDEILSQNEIDALLSALTSGEMDAEELKKDEKEKVRVYDFKRALRFSKDQIRGITRIHENYSRLLTTFFSAHLRTYVNISVASVDQVPYEEFIRSIPNMTVLNVYSVEPLEGRILMEVNPNIAYSLLDRLLGGKGNSVTKVDNLTEIETMLMSQLFEKAVTNLQEAWASLEEIHPLLEDFEVNPQFLQLVSPNETVVVVSLNTEIGEESGMINICIPHIVLEPIIPKLSVHYWMQTESKKRDPEAYKNISRNVEKAKIEAKAILGDTTITINEFLHLNKNDIISLNQSLDQPLTLAVNEQPKFYVQPGEYKNKVSVQILEEIKGGN